A stretch of the Rosa rugosa chromosome 5, drRosRugo1.1, whole genome shotgun sequence genome encodes the following:
- the LOC133709570 gene encoding cell division control protein 48 homolog B — METHSSCSIAATNDDGEWRAEKAIGGNAQALQALRELIVYPLLFSRQAKKLGLKWPRGLLLYGPPGTGKTSLVRAVVQECGAHLVLISPHTVHRAYTGESELALREAFAEAASHTLSGKPSVVFIDEIDALCPRRDSRREQDVRIAAQLRLLMESKASSTDVPQVVVVASTNRVEAVDPALRRSGRFDAEIEVTTPTEDERFQILKLYTRKISLDPDVDLRALAAKCNGFAGADLEALCREAAMSAMRRYQDADKDVGLLSLAKEDWENAKSVVNASITRGVTVEIPKVTWEDIGGLKDLKIKLQQAVEWPIKYSTEFSRLGISPIRGILLYGPPGCSKTTLAKAAANAAQASFFSLSGAELFSMYVGEGEALLRNTFRRARLAAPSIIFFDEADVVAAKRGGSSSNSSTVGERLLSTLLTEMDGLEEAKGVFVLAATNRPHAIDAALVRPGRFDLVLFVQPPDLEGRKQILSVLTREMKIGDDVDLKRIAEETEHFTGAELKGLCKEAGIVALREDISASVVCHRHFQTAKDSLKPALSKADVDSYKAFAAA; from the exons ATGGAAACCCACAGCTCCTGTAGCATCGCCGCCACAAACGACGACGGCGAATGGAGAGCGGAAAAAGCTATAGGCGGCAACGCCCAAGCTCTCCAAGCTCTCAGAGAACTCATCGTCTACCCTCTCCTCTTTTCTCGCCAAGCCAAAAAGCTCGGTCTCAAA TGGCCCCGAGGTTTGCTTCTCTACGGTCCTCCCGGCACCGGAAAG ACAAGCTTGGTCCGCGCAGTGGTTCAGGAATGTGGTGCGCATTTAGTTCTCATCAG TCCGCATACTGTTCACAGAGCTTATACCGGAGAGAGTGAGTTGGCACTGCGAGAGGCTTTTGCGGAGGCCGCGTCACATACATTGTCAGGGAAGCCGTCTGTTGTGTTTATAGATGAAATTGATGCCCTCTGTCCTCGCCGTGATTCGAG AAGAGAGCAAGATGTTCGTATAGCTGCTCAACTGCGTTTGCTGATGGAGTCAAAGGCTTCGTCGACGGATGTACCacaagttgttgttgttgcctCCACTAATAG AGTGGAAGCAGTAGACCCAGCACTGAGAAGGTCTGGCCGTTTTGATGCTGAAATTGAAGTTACTACACCTACTGAAGATGAACGTTTTCAAATCCTCAAG CTCTACACAAGAAAGATTTCTTTGGATCCTGATGTTGACCTACGAGCCTTGGCTGCAAAATGCAATGGATTTGCTGGAGCTGACCTGGAAGCTTTATGTCGTGAGGCTGCCATGTCTGCAATGAGGAGGTATCAAGATGCAGACAAAGATGTTGGTTTGCTAAGCTTAGCAAAAGAAGACTGGGAGAATGCAAAGTCTGTAGTTAATGCAAGTATAACAAGAGGTGTCACGGTGGAAATCCCCAAGGTGACATGGGAAGATATTGGAGGCTTGAAAGATTTAAAG ATAAAGCTCCAGCAAGCTGTTGAGTGGCCTATTAAATATTCTACAGAGTTTTCAAGGCTGGGAATATCTCCTATACGCGGAATTCTTCTTTATGGTCCACCAGGATGTTCAAAAACCACCCTTGCCAAAGCCGCTGCAAATGCTGCCcaagcttcttttttttctttgag TGGTGCGGAATTGTTTTCAATGTATGTTGGAGAGGGTGAAGCTCTGCTCCGCAATACCTTTCGGAGAGCTCGCCTTGCAGCACCCAGCATTATATTCTTTGATGAGGCAGATGTTGTTGCAGCCAAACG GGGTGGGAGCTCAAGCAACAGCAGTACTGTTGGAGAGAGGCTTCTATCTACTTTGCTTACTGAAATGGATGGTTTGGAAGAGGCTAAG GGAGTTTTTGTCTTGGCTGCTACAAATCGTCCTCACGCAATTGACGCTGCATTAGTTCGACCAGGACGCTTTGATTTG GTGCTCTTTGTACAACCACCGGATTTAGAAGGTCGAAAGCAGATCCTTAGTGTACTCACTCGTGAGATGAAAATAGGTGATGATGTCGATCTCAAACGAATAGCAGAAGAAACAGAGCACTTCACTGGAGCTGAGCTGAAGGGTCTATGCAAGGAAGCCGGAATAGTAGCTCTGAGAGAAGACATATCTGCCAGTGTTGTGTGTCATCGCCATTTCCAGACTGCAAAGGACTCTTTAAAGCCAGCATTGAGCAAAGCAGATGTTGACTCATACAAGGCTTTTGCCGCTGCGTAG